From a single Phalacrocorax aristotelis chromosome 1, bGulAri2.1, whole genome shotgun sequence genomic region:
- the LIG4 gene encoding DNA ligase 4, whose product MASPPASQPPLKKTVASHVPFADLCSTLERIQMCKSRPEKTKYFKDFLDSWRKFHDALHQNEKDVTDSFYPAMRLIIPQLERERMAYGIKETMLAKLYIELLNLPKDGKDAAKLLNYRTPNGSRGDAGDFAMIAYFVLKPRSPKQGRLTIEQVNEHLDAIANNNAAKNKALVKKSLLQLITQSTALEQKWLIRMIIKDLKLGVSQQTIFSIFHPDALELHNVTTDLEKVCRQLHDPSVSLSDVSIMLFSAFKPMLAAIADVQQIEKQLNNQVFYIETKLDGERMQMHKDGDVYKYFSRNGFDYTQQFGASPLEGSLTPFIHNIFQSNIQNCILDGEMMAYNPETQTFMQKGNRFDIKRMVEDSDLQTCFCVFDVLMVNNQKLGHEILSKRYEILSSVFTPVTGRIHIVHKKSARTRKEVIDALNEAIDKREEGIMVKDPMSTYKPDKRGEGWLKIKPEYVNGLMDELDLLIVGGYWGKGLRGGMMSHFLCAVAETPPPSEKPAVFHSICRVGSGYTMKELYDLGMKLAKHWKPYHRKDPPCNILCGTEKPEVYIEPCNSVIVQIKAAEIVNSDMYKTDCTLRFPRIEKIREDKEWYECMTSDMLEDLRSKAEGKLASKHLHIEEYDEPQEKKRKTVSKVRKVIGIAEQFKAPDLSNVSKVSNVFEDVEFCVMTGTGEYSKSELESRIAECGGSVVQNPGPETYCVIVGAENVRVKNIIASNKYDVVRAEWLLQCFRTKTLVPWQPAFMIHMSPDTKEHFAREYDCYGDSYTANADVAQLKEVFSRMKGNKVLPLDMIAELEERYAWNSCQLSIFRGDTIYVDCYAVVNEPRTKIRGTILSIRALELRFYGAKVVSHLEEGVSHVVIGEDHSRVQEIKTLRRTFGKKFKIVSELWVTESVEEGVLKNENQYLI is encoded by the coding sequence ATGGCTTCCCCACCTGCTTCGCAGCCTCCTCTTAAAAAAACGGTGGCCTCTCACGTCCCTTTTGCAGATCTGTGTTCAACTCTGGAGCGAATACAGATGTGTAAATCTCGTCCAGAGAAAACCAAGTATTTCAAGGATTTCCTGGACTCCTGGAGAAAATTCCACGATGCTCTTCATCAAAACGAGAAAGATGTCACAGATTCTTTTTATCCAGCTATGCGGCTGATTATTCCACAGttggaaagagaaaggatgGCGTATGGAATTAAAGAAACTATGCTTGCAAAGCTGTATATCGAACTGCTTAATTTACCAAAAGATGGAAAAGATGCtgcaaagcttttaaattacagaacACCTAATGGCTCACGCGGCGACGCTGGAGATTTTGCCATGATTGCGTACTTTGTCTTAAAACCTAGGAGCCCAAAACAAGGCAGGCTGACAATAGAACAAGTCAATGAACACTTAGATGCAATAGCTAATAATAATGCTGCTAAAAACAAGGCTCTGGTAAAGAAAAGTCTTCTTCAGTTAATTACCCAGAGCACAGCACTGGAACAGAAATGGCTGATCCGGATGATTATAAAGGATCTAAAGCTTGGTGTTAGCCAACAAactatattttccatttttcatccTGATGCTCTTGAATTACACAATGTTACAACTGATCTGGAAAAagtttgcaggcagctgcatgACCCCTCTGTCTCACTTAGTGATGTCTCTATCATGTTGTTTTCTGCCTTCAAACCAATGCTTGCTGCTATTGCTGATGTCCAGCAAATTGAGAAACAACTGAATAACCAGGTATTCTACATAGAAACTAAGCTGGATGGTGAACGTATGCAGATGCACAAAGACGGAgatgtatataaatatttttcccgAAATGGATTTGACTATACTCAGCAGTTTGGTGCCTCCCCCCTTGAGGGTTCATTAACGCCATTTATTCATAACATATTTCAGAGCAACATACAAAATTGCATTCTCGATGGTGAAATGATGGCTTACAATCCTGAGACACAAACTTTTATGCAGAAGGGAAACAGGTTTGACATAAAAAGAATGGTGGAGGACTCTGATCTGCAGACGTGCTTCTGTGTGTTTGATGTATTGATGGTTAACAATCAGAAGTTGGGTCACGAGATACTAAGCAAAAGATACGAAATCTTAAGTAGTGTATTTACCCCGGTAACGGGAAGGATACACATTGTACATAAAAAAAGTGCCAGAACGAGAAAAGAAGTAATTGATGCTTTAAACGAAGCCATAGATAAAAGAGAGGAAGGGATTATGGTGAAAGATCCCATGTCCACCTACAAGCCTGACAAACGTGGGGAAGGCTGGTTAAAAATCAAGCCAGAATACGTCAATGGGCTGATGGATGAACTAGACCTTTTAATTGTTGGTGGTTACTGGGGAAAGGGCTTGCGTGGTGGAATGATGTCTCATTTTCTGTGCGCTGTTGCAGAGACGCCCCCTCCGAGTGAAAAACCTGCCGTTTTCCACTCTATTTGTCGTGTCGGCTCTGGCTATACTATGAAGGAATTGTATGATTTAGGTATGAAACTGGCGAAACACTGGAAGCCCTACCATAGGAAGGACCCTCCCTGTAACATTTTGTGTGGAACTGAAAAACCTGAAGTGTACATTGAACCTTGCAACTCTGTTATAGTTCAGATCAAGGCAGCTGAGATTGTTAACAGTGATATGTACAAAACTGACTGTACTTTGCGATTCCCCCGAATTGAGAAGATACGAGAGGACAAAGAATGGTACGAGTGCATGACTTCAGACATGTTAGAAGATCTCAGAAGCAAAGCGGAAGGGAAGCTGGCATCTAAACACCTTCATATAGAAGAGTATGATGAgccacaagagaaaaaaaggaaaaccgTATCAAAGGTGAGGAAGGTAATTGGAATAGCTGAGCAGTTTAAAGCTCCCGATCTTTCTAATGTAAGCAAGGTTTCAAATGTGTTTGAAGACGTTGAGTTTTGTGTTATGACAGGAACGGGAGAATACTCAAAGTCTGAACTGGAGAGCAGAATAGCTGAATGTGGGGGCAGCGTGGTACAGAACCCAGGGCCGGAGACTTACTGCGTCATCGTAGGAGCTGAGAATGTCAGGGTGAAAAACATCATTGCTTCCAACAAATACGATGTGGTGAGGGCAGAGTGGCTCCTTCAGTGTTTTCGAACCAAAACGCTGGTGCCTTGGCAGCCAGCCTTTATGATTCATATGTCTCCTGACacaaaagaacattttgctCGGGAGTATGATTGTTATGGAGACAGCTACACAGCAAACGCAGATGTTGCACAACTCAAGGAAGTGTTCTCAAGAATGAAGGGCAATAAGGTGTTGCCTTTGGACATGATTGCAGAGTTAGAAGAACGTTACGCATGGAACAGCTGCCAGCTCAGTATTTTCAGAGGAGACACTATTTATGTGGACTGTTATGCTGTTGTTAATGAGCCCAGAACCAAAATCCGTGGAACAATACTATCGATCAGAGCTTTGGAGCTCCGTTTTTATGGTGCAAAAGTAGTCTCTCACCTTGAAGAGGGCGTCTCCCATGTTGTTATAGGAGAAGACCATTCCCGGGTACAAGAGATAAAAACACTCCGGAGAACGTTtgggaaaaaatttaaaatcgTATCTGAGCTGTGGGTAACAGAATCAGTGGAGGAAGGAGTCCTAAAGAATGAAAATCAGTACTTAatttaa
- the ABHD13 gene encoding protein ABHD13 isoform X1: MRRVGLASPRASPVPPCGEVGGGGWGRDEAWEIITSKGFTWSKRSLTSTMEKSWMLWTFVKRWLLALASWSWSLCRICLLPLIVTFHLYGGVILLILIFVSIAGILYKFQDVLLYFPEQPSSSRLYVPMPTGIPHENIFIKTKDGVLLNLILLRYTGDNAAYSPTIIYFHGNAGNIGHRLPNALLMLVNLKVNLILVDYRGYGKSEGEASEEGLYLDSEAVLDYVMTRSDLDKTKIFLFGRSLGGAVAIHLASENSHRISAIVVENTFLSIPYMASTLFSFFPMRYLPLWCYKNKFLSYRKISQCRMPSLFISGLSDQLIPPVMMKQLYELSPARTKRLAIFPDGTHNDTWQCQGYFTALEQFIKEVIKSHSPEEMAKTSSNVTII, encoded by the exons ATGCGGCGGGTGGGTCTCGCCTCGCCTCGGGCCAGCCCTGTCCCGCCCtgcggggaggtggggggaggcGGTTGGG GCAGAGATGAAGCCTGGGAAATCATCACATCCAAAG GATTTACTTGGAGTAAAAGATCACTGACTTCTACAATGGAAAAGTCATGGATGCTTTGGACCTTTGTTAAAAGATGGCTACTAGCTTTGGCTTCCTGGTCTTGGAGTCTCTGCCGTATTTGTCTTTTACCCTTGATAGTAACTTTTCACTTGTACGGAGGCGTTATACTACTTATATTAATATTTGTATCAATAGCAGGTATATTATATAAATTCCAGGATGTGCTGCTTTACTTTCCTGAACAGCCCTCTTCATCACGCCTTTATGTTCCTATGCCTACTGGTATACCGCATGAAAATATCTTCATCAAAACCAAAGATGGAGTTCTTCTCAATCTTATTCTGCTGAGATACACAGGGGACAATGCAGCGTATTCGCCAACCATCATTTACTTTCACGGGAATGCAGGCAACATCGGCCACAGGTTGCCAAATGCTTTGTTAATGCTGGTAAACCTGAAAGTGAACTTAATTCTTGTCGATTATAGAGGGTATGGAAAAAGTGAAGGAGAAGCAAGTGAAGAAGGTTTGTACTTAGATTCTGAGGCTGTCTTAGACTATGTGATGACTCGGTCTGACCttgataaaacaaaaatttttctttttggccgTTCCTTGGGGGGAGCAGTAGCTATTCACTTAGCTTCTGAAAATTCCCATAGGATTTCTGCCATCGTGGTGGAGAACACCTTCCTTAGCATCCCATACATGGCcagcactttgttttctttctttccaatgAGATATCTTCCTTTATGgtgctacaaaaataaatttctgtccTACAGAAAAATCTCTCAGTGCAGAATGCCTTCTCTCTTCATCTCTGGGTTGTCTGACCAGTTAATTCCACCAGTTATGATGAAGCAACTTTACGAATTATCCCCAGCTCGGACTAAGAGATTGGCGATATTTCCCGATGGAACTCATAATGACACTTGGCAGTGCCAGGGTTATTTCACTGCACTTGAACAGTTCATCAAAGAAGTAATAAAGAGTCACTCCCCTGAAGAAATGGCGAAAACATCATCTAACGTAACAATAATATAA
- the ABHD13 gene encoding protein ABHD13 isoform X2: MEKSWMLWTFVKRWLLALASWSWSLCRICLLPLIVTFHLYGGVILLILIFVSIAGILYKFQDVLLYFPEQPSSSRLYVPMPTGIPHENIFIKTKDGVLLNLILLRYTGDNAAYSPTIIYFHGNAGNIGHRLPNALLMLVNLKVNLILVDYRGYGKSEGEASEEGLYLDSEAVLDYVMTRSDLDKTKIFLFGRSLGGAVAIHLASENSHRISAIVVENTFLSIPYMASTLFSFFPMRYLPLWCYKNKFLSYRKISQCRMPSLFISGLSDQLIPPVMMKQLYELSPARTKRLAIFPDGTHNDTWQCQGYFTALEQFIKEVIKSHSPEEMAKTSSNVTII; encoded by the coding sequence ATGGAAAAGTCATGGATGCTTTGGACCTTTGTTAAAAGATGGCTACTAGCTTTGGCTTCCTGGTCTTGGAGTCTCTGCCGTATTTGTCTTTTACCCTTGATAGTAACTTTTCACTTGTACGGAGGCGTTATACTACTTATATTAATATTTGTATCAATAGCAGGTATATTATATAAATTCCAGGATGTGCTGCTTTACTTTCCTGAACAGCCCTCTTCATCACGCCTTTATGTTCCTATGCCTACTGGTATACCGCATGAAAATATCTTCATCAAAACCAAAGATGGAGTTCTTCTCAATCTTATTCTGCTGAGATACACAGGGGACAATGCAGCGTATTCGCCAACCATCATTTACTTTCACGGGAATGCAGGCAACATCGGCCACAGGTTGCCAAATGCTTTGTTAATGCTGGTAAACCTGAAAGTGAACTTAATTCTTGTCGATTATAGAGGGTATGGAAAAAGTGAAGGAGAAGCAAGTGAAGAAGGTTTGTACTTAGATTCTGAGGCTGTCTTAGACTATGTGATGACTCGGTCTGACCttgataaaacaaaaatttttctttttggccgTTCCTTGGGGGGAGCAGTAGCTATTCACTTAGCTTCTGAAAATTCCCATAGGATTTCTGCCATCGTGGTGGAGAACACCTTCCTTAGCATCCCATACATGGCcagcactttgttttctttctttccaatgAGATATCTTCCTTTATGgtgctacaaaaataaatttctgtccTACAGAAAAATCTCTCAGTGCAGAATGCCTTCTCTCTTCATCTCTGGGTTGTCTGACCAGTTAATTCCACCAGTTATGATGAAGCAACTTTACGAATTATCCCCAGCTCGGACTAAGAGATTGGCGATATTTCCCGATGGAACTCATAATGACACTTGGCAGTGCCAGGGTTATTTCACTGCACTTGAACAGTTCATCAAAGAAGTAATAAAGAGTCACTCCCCTGAAGAAATGGCGAAAACATCATCTAACGTAACAATAATATAA